From the Anopheles merus strain MAF chromosome 2L, AmerM5.1, whole genome shotgun sequence genome, the window CAatccacaacacaacaaacaacaaggaGTGACCTTAACAGCTGGGGATGATATGGACAAGGCGGAGTCGTTCGGGTTCGGTTATCATCGTTACTACTCCTATCCAGCTTACTATTACCCGACCTATTACTATGGATACTATCCAAGCTACTACTACGGTTAC encodes:
- the LOC121594079 gene encoding uncharacterized protein LOC121594079, whose product is MFKLLCLFAVIAAVSAMPRVPEWPAPGQASAEKVQQPFHQLMQNNPQHNKQQGVTLTAGDDMDKAESFGFGYHRYYSYPAYYYPTYYYGYYPSYYYGYYW